From a single Labrenzia sp. PHM005 genomic region:
- a CDS encoding acyltransferase family protein, producing the protein MIQARRVDWVDTAKGICIIFVVMMHSVLGVEAAAGEKGWMHAVIAFAAPFRMPDFFLISGLFLSNVIGRDWKLYADRKVVHFAYFYVLWMTIQFIVKAPVFADEMGAAGALQFYFVSFVQPFGTLWFIYMLPVFFVVCKIAHDKGIPWQLMLGVAALLQIAPIHTGWLLVDEFASRFVYFYAGYIFAPKIFELADWARERVSLSLVLLLAWGLVNGALVYIGWSALPFVSLALGAAGAGAIILTSTLIVKAGSMDFLRHFGANSIVIYLAFFFPMGVSRVILLKLGMLDIGTISLVVNIVSVISPMILFWLIQKTGFGWFLFKRPKWAYLGGTFGKQRVPQAAE; encoded by the coding sequence ATGATCCAGGCTCGGCGCGTCGATTGGGTAGATACAGCAAAAGGCATCTGCATCATCTTCGTTGTGATGATGCATTCCGTGCTTGGTGTTGAAGCAGCGGCTGGTGAAAAAGGCTGGATGCATGCCGTAATTGCATTCGCTGCGCCTTTCCGGATGCCAGACTTCTTTCTGATCTCCGGATTGTTCCTGTCGAACGTCATTGGACGTGACTGGAAGCTCTATGCCGACCGGAAAGTCGTTCATTTCGCTTACTTTTATGTGCTTTGGATGACTATCCAGTTCATTGTAAAAGCGCCGGTCTTTGCCGATGAAATGGGCGCAGCTGGTGCGCTCCAGTTCTATTTCGTGAGCTTCGTTCAGCCGTTTGGCACGCTGTGGTTCATTTACATGCTGCCGGTCTTTTTCGTGGTCTGCAAGATCGCCCATGACAAGGGCATTCCCTGGCAACTGATGCTCGGTGTTGCCGCCCTCTTGCAGATCGCACCGATCCACACCGGCTGGTTATTGGTCGATGAGTTCGCCTCGCGTTTCGTTTATTTTTATGCTGGCTACATTTTTGCGCCAAAAATCTTTGAGCTGGCCGATTGGGCGCGTGAGCGTGTGTCCTTGAGCCTGGTTCTGCTTCTGGCCTGGGGCTTGGTGAATGGTGCTCTGGTTTACATTGGCTGGTCTGCTTTGCCCTTTGTGTCTCTGGCGCTGGGCGCGGCTGGCGCCGGGGCGATCATCCTGACCAGCACATTGATCGTCAAAGCAGGCAGCATGGATTTCTTGCGCCACTTTGGTGCGAATTCGATTGTTATCTATCTGGCGTTTTTCTTCCCTATGGGTGTGTCCCGCGTGATCCTGCTGAAGCTCGGTATGTTGGACATCGGCACCATATCGCTGGTCGTGAATATCGTTTCAGTGATCAGTCCGATGATCCTGTTCTGGCTGATCCAGAAAACCGGGTTCGGCTGGTTCCTCTTCAAGCGGCCAAAATGGGCCTATTTAGGTGGAACTTTCGGGAAACAGCGCGTTCCGCAAGCCGCGGAATAG
- a CDS encoding DUF1194 domain-containing protein — translation MAHTPANRRSKTPGSRPNRLAGLFAAASLLIFPLEARAEPCSLALVVALDVSASVDAREYDLQLTGLANALQDPLVVEAINSVGGIWFSSFEWSGHYQQKTLLDWRFLTGENSVAAAAVELADNTRSHKEFMTALGYALAHGSRVLRNAPSPCQRLVIDVSSDGANNTGFEPEIAYRDASFLNVTVNALVILNDEHTDDYFAEKVIRGPGAFVEVTASYDDYQTAMTRKLLREIGTKLLAQNASDRNHPIAD, via the coding sequence ATGGCCCATACGCCAGCCAATCGCCGATCCAAAACACCAGGCTCCCGGCCGAACCGGCTGGCGGGGCTGTTTGCCGCCGCAAGCCTGTTGATCTTTCCTTTAGAAGCCCGCGCAGAACCCTGTTCCCTAGCCCTTGTTGTTGCCCTGGATGTTTCGGCCAGCGTCGATGCGAGAGAATATGATCTCCAGCTGACCGGTCTGGCGAACGCGCTTCAAGATCCACTGGTTGTGGAAGCCATCAACTCCGTTGGCGGGATTTGGTTTTCCAGTTTTGAATGGAGCGGTCACTATCAGCAAAAGACCCTGCTGGACTGGCGGTTTTTGACTGGAGAAAATTCCGTTGCAGCCGCGGCCGTCGAATTGGCCGACAATACCCGCAGCCACAAGGAATTCATGACAGCCCTGGGCTATGCCCTTGCGCATGGCTCAAGAGTCTTGAGAAACGCGCCCAGTCCATGTCAGCGCCTCGTCATTGACGTCTCATCAGACGGTGCCAACAACACCGGTTTTGAACCGGAGATCGCCTACCGGGATGCAAGCTTTCTAAATGTCACCGTGAATGCACTCGTCATCTTGAACGACGAGCACACGGACGATTATTTCGCCGAAAAGGTCATTCGGGGGCCCGGCGCCTTTGTCGAAGTCACAGCAAGTTATGACGACTATCAGACAGCCATGACCCGCAAGCTGCTCAGAGAAATCGGCACAAAACTTCTGGCGCAAAACGCCTCGGACCGAAACCACCCGATCGCAGACTGA
- the polA gene encoding DNA polymerase I — translation MSTQESSAALTADDHLILVDGSTFIFRAYHALPPLTRKPDGLPVGAVSGFCNMLWKLLQEGLTPEEGDEPTHFAVIFDHSAQTFRSDIYPEYKAHRPPPPEDLVPQFGLIREATRAFSTHCIEQKGYEADDLIATYAAQAAGQGARVTIVSGDKDLMQLIGPTVGMIDTMKNKIFGEPEVFEKFGVGPDKVIEVQSLAGDSVDNVPGVPGIGLKTAALLINEFGDLETLLAQAETIKQKKRRENLIEFADQARISKELVTLKQDVPVETPVGDLSVSDVDGPKAVGFLKAMGFTTLTKKVAEVTGAELANIEPVDYQVPGWDVPDRKGRMMERPGGAAAADPAESAEGAGGPDGLMVPQTVADERAAKIGALPVDNSAYETVTTLEQLQPWIDAAYEKGYVAFDTETTSLDAMQAELVGISLSSEPGKACYIPLTHKDGEGDLLGGGGLLPGQIPLNEAFKALKPMLEDRGVLKIAQNLKYDWLVMTRYGVDIGPYDDTMQLSYTVDAGKGGNGMDELSERWLGHKPIPFKEVCGSGKSMITFDKVPIDKATAYAAEDADVTLRLWLILKPRLASDHMATVYETLERPMVPVLARMEKRGISVDRQMLSRLSGDFAQGAAALEAEIYELAGETFNVGSPKQLGEILFGKMGLPGGKKTKTGAWSTSAQVLEDLAAEGHALPSKIVEWRQLSKLKSTYTDALPGYIHPETKRVHTSYALAATTTGRLSSSEPNLQNIPVRTEAGRKIRQAFIAEKGHKLISADYSQIELRVLAHMADIPQLKKAFEDGLDIHAMTASEMFGTPIEGMDPMVRRQAKAINFGIIYGISAFGLANQLGIGRGEASDYIKTYFERFPGIKEYMEAIKKQVHADGYVTTIFGRKAHYPDVNTKNPNMRNFYERAAINAPIQGSAADILRRAMVRMEDRLTDAKLNAQMLLQVHDELIFEVPDAEVEATIPLIKDVMENACDPALKLSVPLQVDARAADNWDEAH, via the coding sequence ATGTCGACACAAGAATCCTCCGCCGCCCTCACCGCTGATGACCACCTGATCCTGGTTGACGGCTCCACGTTTATTTTCCGCGCCTACCATGCGCTGCCGCCCCTGACGCGCAAACCCGACGGCTTGCCCGTTGGTGCGGTTTCCGGGTTCTGCAACATGCTGTGGAAGCTGCTTCAGGAAGGTCTGACGCCGGAAGAAGGCGATGAGCCGACGCATTTTGCGGTGATTTTTGATCATTCGGCACAGACGTTCCGCTCTGATATTTACCCGGAGTACAAAGCGCATCGGCCACCGCCGCCGGAAGATCTGGTGCCGCAATTCGGCCTGATCCGCGAAGCCACCCGGGCCTTTTCGACCCACTGCATCGAACAGAAAGGTTATGAGGCCGACGACCTGATCGCCACCTACGCGGCCCAGGCCGCAGGTCAAGGGGCGCGGGTGACGATTGTTTCCGGCGACAAGGATCTGATGCAGCTGATCGGGCCGACTGTTGGCATGATCGACACGATGAAAAACAAGATTTTCGGCGAGCCGGAGGTTTTTGAAAAATTCGGCGTTGGTCCAGACAAGGTCATCGAGGTTCAATCGCTTGCCGGCGACAGCGTCGACAATGTGCCCGGTGTGCCTGGTATTGGCTTGAAGACCGCCGCGCTCCTGATCAATGAGTTCGGCGATCTGGAGACCCTGCTTGCCCAGGCCGAAACCATCAAACAAAAGAAACGCCGGGAGAACCTGATCGAATTTGCCGATCAGGCGCGGATTTCCAAAGAGCTGGTGACTCTGAAACAGGATGTGCCGGTGGAAACACCGGTTGGCGATCTGTCGGTCAGCGATGTGGATGGCCCCAAGGCGGTCGGCTTCCTGAAAGCCATGGGATTCACCACGCTGACCAAAAAGGTTGCCGAAGTCACCGGCGCGGAATTGGCCAACATCGAACCGGTCGACTACCAGGTCCCCGGCTGGGATGTGCCGGACCGCAAGGGCCGGATGATGGAGCGCCCGGGCGGGGCGGCTGCCGCTGACCCCGCGGAGAGTGCTGAAGGTGCCGGCGGGCCGGACGGTTTGATGGTGCCGCAAACCGTTGCCGATGAGCGCGCGGCCAAGATCGGTGCGCTTCCGGTCGACAACAGCGCCTATGAGACCGTCACCACGCTGGAGCAGCTGCAACCGTGGATCGACGCAGCCTATGAGAAGGGGTATGTGGCCTTCGACACGGAAACCACCTCGCTCGATGCCATGCAGGCCGAACTGGTCGGCATTTCCTTAAGTTCTGAACCTGGAAAAGCCTGTTACATTCCGCTGACCCATAAGGACGGTGAGGGGGATCTGTTGGGCGGTGGCGGATTGCTGCCGGGTCAGATCCCGCTGAATGAGGCGTTCAAGGCCCTGAAACCAATGCTGGAAGACCGCGGCGTCCTCAAAATCGCTCAGAACCTCAAATACGACTGGCTGGTGATGACCCGCTATGGTGTCGACATCGGCCCGTACGACGACACGATGCAGCTCTCCTACACTGTCGATGCCGGCAAGGGCGGCAATGGCATGGATGAGCTCTCCGAGCGCTGGCTCGGCCACAAGCCGATCCCGTTCAAGGAGGTTTGCGGTTCGGGCAAGTCGATGATCACCTTCGACAAGGTGCCGATCGACAAGGCAACTGCCTATGCTGCCGAAGACGCCGATGTCACCTTGCGCCTGTGGTTGATCCTGAAACCGCGCCTTGCCAGCGATCACATGGCAACCGTTTATGAAACGCTGGAACGGCCCATGGTGCCGGTGCTGGCGCGCATGGAAAAGCGCGGTATTTCCGTTGACCGGCAGATGCTCTCCCGCCTCTCCGGTGATTTTGCGCAAGGCGCGGCGGCGCTGGAAGCGGAAATCTATGAGCTTGCCGGCGAAACCTTCAATGTCGGCTCTCCCAAGCAGCTTGGCGAAATCCTCTTCGGTAAAATGGGTTTGCCGGGCGGCAAGAAGACCAAGACCGGCGCCTGGTCGACGTCGGCTCAGGTTCTGGAAGATCTGGCCGCCGAAGGCCATGCATTGCCGTCAAAGATCGTTGAGTGGCGCCAGCTTTCCAAGCTGAAATCCACCTATACTGATGCCCTGCCCGGCTATATCCATCCGGAAACCAAGCGCGTTCACACGTCCTATGCTTTGGCGGCGACCACCACCGGACGTCTTTCCTCATCCGAGCCGAACCTTCAGAACATTCCTGTACGCACGGAAGCGGGACGGAAAATCCGCCAAGCGTTTATCGCCGAAAAGGGTCACAAGCTGATCTCGGCCGATTACAGCCAGATCGAGCTGCGTGTGCTTGCCCATATGGCGGATATTCCGCAGCTGAAAAAAGCCTTCGAGGACGGGCTCGACATTCACGCCATGACGGCCTCGGAAATGTTCGGAACACCGATTGAAGGCATGGATCCGATGGTCCGCCGGCAAGCCAAGGCGATCAACTTCGGCATCATCTACGGCATTTCCGCCTTTGGCTTGGCCAACCAGCTCGGCATCGGCCGGGGGGAAGCCAGCGACTACATAAAAACCTATTTCGAGCGTTTCCCTGGCATCAAGGAGTATATGGAAGCGATCAAGAAGCAGGTTCATGCGGACGGCTATGTCACCACGATCTTTGGCCGTAAGGCCCATTATCCGGACGTGAACACCAAGAACCCGAACATGCGCAACTTCTATGAACGGGCGGCGATCAACGCCCCGATCCAGGGCTCGGCGGCCGATATCCTGCGCCGCGCCATGGTGCGCATGGAAGATCGGCTGACCGACGCAAAGCTGAATGCACAAATGCTTTTGCAAGTGCACGACGAACTGATCTTTGAGGTGCCGGATGCTGAGGTCGAGGCGACCATTCCACTAATCAAGGACGTCATGGAGAACGCCTGCGATCCGGCTCTGAAACTCTCCGTCCCGCTGCAAGTAGACGCCCGCGCGGCCGACAATTGGGATGAGGCGCATTAG
- a CDS encoding L,D-transpeptidase produces MQGIGKLAEILEVHALPRDRTKGVLRCGPITVPCALGRSGVIGRKREGDGATPLGSFEVLHVYYRGDRGPRPQTSLPVETLKPGMGWCDDPCHRRYNRPVDLPFAASHEKMWRDDRLYDIVVVLDCNMYPPVKGQGSAIFFHIAREDYRPTEGCVAVYPQHMRLILSKIAPGCQMVVRG; encoded by the coding sequence ATGCAAGGCATCGGAAAACTGGCGGAGATCCTGGAGGTTCATGCCCTTCCCAGAGACAGAACGAAGGGCGTGCTGCGCTGTGGGCCGATCACGGTCCCGTGTGCCTTGGGCCGCTCCGGCGTGATTGGGCGCAAACGTGAGGGCGACGGCGCAACCCCACTCGGCAGTTTTGAAGTGCTTCACGTTTATTACCGCGGCGACCGTGGTCCTCGTCCGCAAACCTCGTTGCCAGTTGAAACTTTAAAGCCGGGCATGGGCTGGTGCGACGATCCATGCCATCGCCGCTACAACCGCCCGGTCGATCTGCCGTTCGCCGCAAGTCACGAAAAAATGTGGCGGGACGACCGGCTCTACGACATCGTCGTTGTGCTGGATTGCAACATGTACCCGCCGGTGAAGGGCCAGGGCAGCGCGATTTTCTTCCATATCGCCCGCGAGGATTACCGGCCGACCGAAGGCTGTGTCGCCGTATACCCGCAGCACATGCGGTTAATCCTGTCCAAGATCGCACCGGGCTGCCAGATGGTGGTGCGGGGGTAG
- a CDS encoding response regulator transcription factor — protein MTARTILIVDDDTELREALVEQLSLYDEFETLQADSATSGIAMAKEEHIDLLLMDVGLPDIDGREAVKLLRKSGFKAPIIMLTGHDGDSDTILGLEAGANDYVTKPFKFAVLLARVRAHLRQHEQSEDATFAIGRYSFRPAAKVMQEDNGSKVRLTEKETSILKFLYRAGEKPVTRDVLLHEVWGYNSGVTTHTLETHIYRLRQKIERDPSSAELLVTEAGGYKLVP, from the coding sequence ATGACCGCCCGCACAATATTGATTGTCGATGATGATACCGAACTGCGCGAAGCGCTGGTCGAGCAGCTCTCGCTCTATGATGAGTTTGAGACGCTTCAGGCGGATTCGGCAACATCCGGCATCGCTATGGCCAAGGAAGAGCACATCGACCTTTTGTTGATGGATGTCGGCTTGCCGGATATCGACGGCCGCGAGGCGGTCAAATTGCTGCGCAAGAGTGGGTTCAAGGCACCGATCATCATGCTGACCGGCCATGACGGCGACAGCGACACGATCCTGGGCCTCGAAGCCGGTGCCAATGATTATGTCACCAAGCCGTTCAAATTCGCCGTTTTGCTGGCTCGTGTCCGCGCGCATCTGCGCCAACATGAACAAAGCGAAGACGCGACTTTCGCCATCGGCCGCTATTCTTTCCGCCCCGCCGCCAAGGTCATGCAGGAAGACAATGGTTCCAAAGTCCGCCTGACGGAAAAAGAAACCTCGATCTTAAAGTTTTTGTATCGTGCCGGTGAAAAGCCGGTGACCCGCGATGTGCTGCTGCATGAGGTCTGGGGTTATAACTCCGGTGTCACCACTCACACGCTGGAAACCCACATTTACCGCCTGCGCCAGAAAATTGAGCGGGACCCCTCCAGTGCAGAGCTGTTGGTGACGGAAGCGGGCGGCTACAAGCTGGTCCCATAG